A single Triticum dicoccoides isolate Atlit2015 ecotype Zavitan chromosome 2A, WEW_v2.0, whole genome shotgun sequence DNA region contains:
- the LOC119359669 gene encoding E3 ubiquitin-protein ligase WAV3-like: MEGTKQMNPCAICLGGMGAGGGQAIFTAECSHTFHFHCISASVEHGNLLCPLCNAQWRELPFVRPPASMPPTQPPPPPPSVDVVQPAHPRRVRTHSVDPVVFDDDEQVTPPDGRRQAGAASDEAVVVKTHIHYSAIARDSSDDNFAVLVHLKAPGITGSGTEAAGDAPAQRAPVDLVTVLDVSSSMHGSKLALLKQAMRFVIDILGPDDRLSVVSFSSRARRVTRLTRMSDAGKALCVRAVESLTARTGTNIAEGLRTAARVLDERRYRNGVSSVVLLSDGQDNYTPMRQAFGRGLPNYAALVPPSFARTGTGAGDRATPVHTFGFGNDHDAAAMHAVSEATGGTFSFIENEAVIQDAFAQCVGGLLSVVVQEARLAIQCLHPGVRIGSVKSGLYESRVDEDGRAASIVVGELYADEERRFLLFLVVPRAEATDGDVTALIRVNCLYRDAAAGADVNVTGEDTVVARPEHAVDAERSVEVERERVRVEATEDMAAARAAAERGGHQEAVEILENRRGAVAQSDAARGGDPMIVALEIELRDMRRRVSTRQNYARSGRASMLAGMSAHMQQRGSSSQLQLPSVIAFHDGAVTTTAATHQVSQQAATLPYATPAMLAMLLRSRRAREASAASGQRQPGAPEGAQGSEPTVPKELN; the protein is encoded by the exons ATGGAAGGAACTAAGCAG ATGAATCCTTGCGCCATCTGCCTCGGCGGCATGGGCGCCGGCGGCGGGCAGGCCATCTTCACGGCCGAGTGCTCCCACACGTTCCACTTCCACTGCATCTCCGCCAGCGTCGAGCACGGCAACCTCCTCTGCCCGCTCTGCAACGCGCAATGGCGCGAGCTGCCGTTCGTGCGACCGCCCGCGTCAATGCCGCCTACccaaccgccgccaccgccgccgtccgtGGATGTCGTGCAGCCAGCGCATCCTCGGCGAGTACGCACCCATTCCGTCGATCCGGTCGTGTTCGACGACGACGAACAGGTGACGCCGCCTGATGGCCGGCGACAAGCAGGCGCTGCATCCGACGAAGCAGTGGTCGTCAAGACGCACATCCACTACTCGGCCATCGCCAGAGACTCGTCTGACGACAACTTCGCCGTACTCGTGCACCTTAAGGCTCCCGGGATAACGGGCTCCGGCACCGAAGCGGCAGGCGACGCTCCGGCACAGCGCGCGCCTGTCGACCTCGTCACGGTGCTCGATGTCAGCAGCAGCATGCACGGGAGCAAGCTCGCGCTGCTGAAGCAGGCGATGCGGTTCGtcatcgacatcctcggccccgacGACCGCCTCTCCGTCGTGTCCTTCTCGTCCAGGGCGCGCCGGGTAACCAGGCTCACGCGCATGTCCGACGCCGGGAAGGCGCTGTGCGTGCGCGCCGTCGAGTCCCTCACGGCGCGCACAGGCACCAACATCGCCGAGGGGCTCCGTACGGCCGCCAGGGTGCTCGACGAGCGCCGGTACAGGAACGGCGTCTCGAGCGTCGTGCTCCTCTCCGACGGCCAGGACAACTACACCCCGATGAGGCAGGCGTTCGGGAGGGGATTACCCAACTACGCAGCGCTCGTTCCGCCATCCTTTGCGCGAACGGGCACCGGTGCTGGCGACCGGGCGACGCCGGTCCACACGTTCGGCTTCGGGAACGACCACGACGCGGCCGCGATGCACGCCGTTTCCGAGGCGACGGGCGGCACGTTCTCGTTCATCGAGAATGAGGCCGTAATCCAGGACGCGTTCGCGCAGTGCGTCGGCGGGCTGCTCTCCGTCGTGGTCCAAGAGGCGCGCCTCGCCATCCAGTGCTTGCATCCCGGAGTTCGCATTGGCTCGGTCAAGTCTGGGCTTTACGAGAGCCGCGTCGACGAGGACGGCCGCGCTGCGTCGATTGTTGTCGGCGAACTCTACGCCGACGAGGAGAGGCGTTTCTTGCTGTTCTTGGTCGTACCAAGAGCTGAAGCAACGGACGGTGATGTCACTGCTCTAATCAGAGTTAACTGCCTCTACCGAGACGCGGCCGCCGGCGCGGACGTCAACGTGACGGGAGAGGACACGGTGGTGGCGAGGCCAGAACACGCGGTGGACGCAGAACGCTCCGTCGAGGTAGAGCGGGAGCGCGTCCGGGTTGAGGCCACCGAGGACAtggcggcggcgagggcagccGCGGAGCGGGGCGGGCACCAGGAGGCGGTGGAGATCCTCGAGAACCGGCGGGGAGCGGTGGCGCAGTCAGACGCGGCGCGAGGCGGCGACCCCATGATCGTGGCGCTGGAGATCGAGCTGCGGGACATGCGCAGGCGCGTGTCGACCCGGCAGAACTACGCGCGGTCGGGGCGGGCGTCCATGCTCGCCGGCATGAGCGCGCACATGCAGCAACGGGGCAGTTCATCGCAGCTGCAGCTGCCGTCGGTGATTGCATTCCACGATGGAGCGGTGACGACAACGGCGGCCACGCACCAGGTGTCGCAGCAAGCCGCGACGCTGCCGTACGCGACGCCGGCCATGCTCGCCATGCTGTTGCGGTCGCGGAGGGCGCGCGAGGCGTCTGCCGCGAGCGGGCAACGGCAGCCTGGCGCGCCAGAGGGAGCTCAAGGCTCCGAACCGACGGTCCCAAAGGAGCTGAACTAG